In a single window of the Raphanus sativus cultivar WK10039 chromosome 9, ASM80110v3, whole genome shotgun sequence genome:
- the LOC108827032 gene encoding uncharacterized protein LOC108827032 codes for MAMKIIKNHVRSISLPSRSHPSTAAIEESLDKYLITMNTKTVTSSESVNSSLVGLEDLYACTEECLKMGSTRNVLSFNAERKKMKGEFMEEMLEGSLKLMDICNAARELIVETHEHVLGLQICARRRQDIDFSDYVGFRKNMKKEARKLLGSLKNINVGLVIRDNDLDQERDVHFFAVNHAMRRVVSMTVSALKSFLEFLSGRQNGNDIRSKFALVLMKKKFHDYRKIVTNELEDVDSAISGDSCSQEELHKKLEDLEVWTGRFEKSLEGLFRRLIRTRTSLLNIISQ; via the coding sequence atggcAATGAAGATCATCAAGAATCATGTAAGATCGATAAGCTTACCGTCAAGATCTCATCCCAGCACAGCAGCGATCGAGGAATCGCTAGACAAGTATCTTATCACTATGAACACGAAGACAGTGACGTCATCCGAATCGGTTAACTCCAGTTTGGTGGGGTTAGAGGATCTGTACGCGTGTACGGAAGAGTGTTTGAAGATGGGTTCCACTCGAAATGTGTTGTCATTTAatgctgagaggaagaagatgaagggaGAGTTTATGGAGGAAATGCTTGAAGGGTCGTTGAAGCTGATGGATATATGCAACGCCGCTAGAGAGCTCATAGTTGAGACTCATGAGCATGTTCTTGGTCTTCAAATTTGCGCTAGGAGAAGGCAAGATATCGATTTCTCTGACTATGTGGGGTTtaggaagaacatgaagaaagaAGCGAGGAAACTTCTTGGATCCTTGAAGAATATTAATGTAGGGTTAGTGATAAGAGATAATGATCTTGATCAAGAACGTGATGTTCATTTCTTTGCCGTAAATCACGCTATGAGACGTGTTGTTTCGATGACGGTTTCGGCCTTGAAGTCGTTCTTGGAGTTCTTGTCGGGTAGACAAAATGGAAACGACATAAGGAGCAAGTTTGCTTTGGTACTCATGAAGAAGAAGTTTCACGATTACCGTAAGATAGTCACAAACGAGTTGGAGGATGTAGATTCAGCTATATCCGGAGATTCTTGCTCTCAAGAGGAACTTCATAAGAAGCTTGAGGACCTTGAGGTGTGGACTGGGAGGTTTGAGAAAAGTCTAGAAGGTTTGTTTCGAAGGTTGATTAGAACAAGGACCTCGCTTCTCAACATCATTTCTCAATAG